GGCAAGAATGGCGTGACCAATTGGCATAAACAATTGCAGCGTCGTCTGCTGACGCAGCACGGCCTGGGTATCAATACGCCCGGAATCGCCAAACAACGTCGCCATGATCGCTGCGGCATCGGTAATGCCCGCTTTCTGCATCTGCGTTTGTAACGCTGGCAGCACACATCGCTGAATCACATCCAGCAAAATGTCATCGCCGGCGACTTTAAACCCTTCGCGGAACAGCAGTTGCGGGGTGATTTTGACGTTACTGCCGGTGCCATCATCCAGTTGATAATGGGTGATCGCCATATCTGTCGTGCCGCCGCCGATATCAACGGAGGCCACGCGCAGTGAACGGCCTTTTACCGCGCCCGGTGCTTCTTCGCGATCCGGGCGGGCAAGCGAGGCGAAAAACGTTTCAGTTTGCCCGGAAAAACGGGAAATCGCTTCGTTGTACAGCCACACCAGTTGACCACAGCTGGCTTCGTCCCACTCCATCTGAATGTGCGGCACAGGTACGACGCTTTTTTCCTGCTGCTTGCGGTTAGCGAAGTCTTCATCCTGCGGATGCCAGCCCATCGCTTTCCACACCAGCGCAATGGCCTCAAACATACGGCGACGGAAAATTTCACGCTCCTGCTTCGGCATCGCCGAGGGCAGGGTAAGAATAATGGTGCGCAACTGGCGCGGAGAGGCCGGAAAGCCCAAACGCAGACGCGTGGCGACACTGTTGATCTGCCCGAGCGCCTGCGACAACAATTCGCACAGCATGTGAGTCATCAGCGTGCTGCGGCTGTACTGCGGGGAGAAGACCGGTAAACGCTCATCCAGCGGCAGGCTATACAGCGGCTGGCCTTCGTCATTCATCAGGTTCATGAGCGGGAAGGCGGTCGCCAGCGGTTCGCGCTGGGTTTTGCTGTTCATCTGGCTAAAGCGCCAGTCCTGCAATACCGGTGTTTCGTCCCACAGATAGCGGCGTGGGCTGGAGATGCCGCTGTTGCCTTCGGTGCCAAGGCGCTGCGTTGCCAGCTTGCGGGCTTCATCGCCCACGCGCACGATCGATGGCCAAATAAAGGCATCTTCGCGACCGCTCTCAACAGAGAAGTGCTGTTTACCGAAACGCGCTTCAGAAAACTCAAGACGGCTGGTAAACAGTGGTTCATTCAGGAACTGAGGTTCACTGAGCGAGCGCACCTGCAATTCTGCTGTCTGGCGCAACCCATCATTGGCATCGCCGTGATCTTCAATGATCACGCCGCAGGTGTGGGTGTTGCCGACATCCAGAATCAGATCGACCGGGATCGCCGGAGTGCTCAGCGTGTGCGTAACGATTTTGACTTCCGGCACCTGCAATTGCATGCCGAGCAGGCTCATCAGATTCAGCCAGTGCGCCTGGTATTCAAAACCGCGCAATGCCTGATTAATTTCGCGCTCGCTGCGGGTTTCATGTTGCGTAATGAATTGCAAAAATGCTTCGCGCAGCCAGCCATCGACCCAGGTCTGATCGAGGAAATCCGCCACTTCATCGTCACGCCAGGCCAGCGAGAATCGCGTGCCATTGAGAATATCGTTTTCCAGCGGTGCCAGTGCGGCAGGCGAGTTACCGTTAATCTGGCTGTCGAGTGCCAGCGCCACGCGGTGAGTGTTTCCGGCGCTGTCCGGTTCGCTGAGCTTGCGGATCTGCACGCGAGCCCAGTTATCCGGACCCTC
This genomic interval from Kosakonia sacchari SP1 contains the following:
- a CDS encoding virulence factor SrfB; this encodes MLVNLCDYKQSVTLIANSGVQFLDFGLTPQDSASSGRFVRKTANGPLLRLDFDLVNERYTLPNRDGGQPEVVKPESTHSLQYSLSILDGVWLPIPFLRFNPPRTFVEGPDNWARVQIRKLSEPDSAGNTHRVALALDSQINGNSPAALAPLENDILNGTRFSLAWRDDEVADFLDQTWVDGWLREAFLQFITQHETRSEREINQALRGFEYQAHWLNLMSLLGMQLQVPEVKIVTHTLSTPAIPVDLILDVGNTHTCGVIIEDHGDANDGLRQTAELQVRSLSEPQFLNEPLFTSRLEFSEARFGKQHFSVESGREDAFIWPSIVRVGDEARKLATQRLGTEGNSGISSPRRYLWDETPVLQDWRFSQMNSKTQREPLATAFPLMNLMNDEGQPLYSLPLDERLPVFSPQYSRSTLMTHMLCELLSQALGQINSVATRLRLGFPASPRQLRTIILTLPSAMPKQEREIFRRRMFEAIALVWKAMGWHPQDEDFANRKQQEKSVVPVPHIQMEWDEASCGQLVWLYNEAISRFSGQTETFFASLARPDREEAPGAVKGRSLRVASVDIGGGTTDMAITHYQLDDGTGSNVKITPQLLFREGFKVAGDDILLDVIQRCVLPALQTQMQKAGITDAAAIMATLFGDSGRIDTQAVLRQQTTLQLFMPIGHAILAAWEESDINDPLAGLHATFGELLTQLPTRNVMNYLKQAIDHALPSGSAEFDVLAVPLQVNFRELQDAMLAGQFTLTAPLHAVCEAISHYCCDVLLITGRPGCLPGVQALIRHLQPVPVNRMIWLDKYRVHEWYPFSQQGKIGNPKSTAAVGAMLCSLALDLRLPRFNFKAADIGAYSTVRYLGVLDNVVNTLRDENIWYHDIDLDKPGAKLDARLHFPLRGNVTLGFRQLANARWPATPLYTLSINSQELAKTIAGDGVLNVRLQFSGGNKQHGPESFTLSEAWLQDGTPVAADALTFKLNTLADRRHSGSHYWIDSGSVYLK